Proteins co-encoded in one Enterobacter sp. R4-368 genomic window:
- a CDS encoding flagellar biosynthetic protein FliR — MTFVSFDWLGEALMALVSACARIYPCMAIIIAFSFREIRGAVLYSIALVFTLLPATTFYAQPDFGNIKGIMFIIMMIKESLLGMFLGFLLVVPFWLFESVGVLFDNQSGGQMGEQINPAITNSGSFFGYVFKSIFLLIFIHFHGFAYLIDILWRSYTFWPIDKLFFTDTAVTFKQWLAFLADIFSFIVIYSAPFAVLMLMIEFSVAILSLYSPKMQVTSVTIPLKIIIGLSFLVMYIPTLLHLAEQQLLQPERVVPMISSTLNLTAD; from the coding sequence ATGACGTTTGTCTCTTTCGACTGGTTAGGTGAGGCGTTAATGGCTCTGGTGAGTGCCTGTGCGCGTATTTACCCCTGCATGGCGATTATTATTGCTTTTTCTTTCCGGGAGATCAGAGGCGCGGTGCTCTACAGTATCGCACTGGTATTTACTTTGCTTCCCGCTACCACCTTTTATGCGCAACCCGATTTTGGCAATATCAAAGGCATCATGTTTATTATCATGATGATAAAAGAGTCGCTGCTGGGTATGTTTTTAGGCTTTCTGTTGGTTGTACCTTTCTGGTTATTCGAAAGCGTCGGGGTTCTGTTTGATAATCAGAGCGGCGGACAAATGGGTGAGCAAATTAACCCGGCGATAACTAATAGCGGATCTTTTTTTGGTTATGTCTTTAAAAGTATTTTTCTGCTGATTTTTATTCATTTTCACGGTTTCGCTTATCTTATTGATATTCTCTGGCGCAGCTACACCTTCTGGCCGATCGATAAACTTTTTTTCACTGACACTGCGGTAACTTTTAAACAGTGGTTAGCTTTTCTCGCAGACATATTCTCTTTTATTGTTATTTACAGCGCGCCTTTTGCTGTGCTGATGCTGATGATCGAATTTAGCGTGGCGATACTGAGCCTTTACAGCCCGAAAATGCAGGTCACCAGCGTGACCATCCCGTTAAAAATTATTATCGGTTTGTCCTTCCTGGTGATGTATATCCCGACATTACTGCATCTTGCGGAGCAGCAATTATTGCAGCCTGAGCGCGTCGTCCCGATGATTTCTTCCACGCTTAATCTGACGGCGGATTAA
- a CDS encoding flagellar biosynthetic protein FliQ, translating to MYIVELLKQGLILAMMISVPPVVTAVVAGIIIALLQSVMQLQDATLPFALKMVAVAVILAFSGHWMLQKTVQLSINCFDLISQIRAWQ from the coding sequence ATGTATATTGTCGAGTTGCTCAAGCAGGGATTAATACTGGCGATGATGATATCGGTTCCGCCAGTAGTGACCGCTGTGGTGGCGGGTATTATCATTGCGCTGCTGCAATCGGTGATGCAATTACAGGATGCAACATTACCTTTTGCGTTGAAAATGGTGGCTGTTGCCGTCATTCTGGCTTTTTCCGGCCACTGGATGCTGCAAAAAACAGTGCAATTGAGTATTAACTGTTTTGACTTAATCAGCCAGATAAGAGCCTGGCAATGA
- the sctR gene encoding type III secretion system export apparatus subunit SctR, with protein MDIQQINPAALALFIAALTLLPLLMIISTSFLKISVVLLIVRNALGIQQVPGNMVIYSISLAATLFIMGPVFNDMTQRVRQISPDKIDVAAIYAHYPTVIAPLQNFLQRNIDADTHVRLTEAAKKLWKDQANNPITRDNPALILSAFVLSELQSGFKIGFLIYIPFLVIDLVVSTVLMALGMQMVAPMFIAIPLKLLLFVLIEGWSRLLEGLFYSYI; from the coding sequence ATGGATATTCAGCAGATCAATCCCGCGGCGCTGGCACTGTTTATCGCGGCGCTGACGTTGTTGCCTTTGCTGATGATTATCTCCACCTCGTTTCTTAAAATTTCCGTTGTTTTGCTGATTGTACGCAACGCGTTGGGCATACAGCAGGTGCCTGGCAATATGGTGATCTACAGCATTTCGCTTGCCGCAACGCTGTTTATTATGGGGCCGGTGTTCAATGATATGACCCAGCGCGTGCGACAAATCTCACCGGATAAAATCGATGTCGCCGCGATTTATGCTCACTATCCGACGGTAATTGCGCCGCTGCAAAATTTTTTACAGCGCAATATTGATGCAGATACCCATGTTCGTTTAACGGAAGCGGCAAAAAAACTGTGGAAAGATCAGGCGAACAATCCCATAACACGCGATAACCCTGCGCTGATATTAAGCGCGTTTGTCCTTTCGGAATTACAGTCCGGTTTTAAAATTGGTTTTTTAATTTATATTCCCTTTTTAGTGATAGACCTCGTTGTATCGACAGTGCTGATGGCATTGGGAATGCAAATGGTGGCACCGATGTTTATTGCAATTCCGCTTAAATTATTGCTTTTTGTTTTGATTGAGGGGTGGAGTCGTTTACTTGAAGGGTTATTTTACAGCTACATTTAG
- a CDS encoding FliM/FliN family flagellar motor switch protein: MNKAALLFPPVSKDEVIARQYLDRQPILNFQCNGQQGQLRLFPLQAGERLPDKQICFASQYGKLRLYNAEPLLNLLSLCPLLAENNNTSAQWYWDVYNAALSQEIKNIVGYLQPAEESHEPEIYCWIEIKNSEQYERGLMALSPLTLIRLLQHSAWHFSPTRQNKQFLLSFPLILASTELAADALRHLRVGDIVLPENRLFNPAGAGQLQIGTQCFSLQQCAPLAHCFTMGGVDTALPQPDATLPPVPLSREIPAQPHEMPDLSSVPLRITLRAGTLTLTLDALQSLRAGSILTFTDFTPGQAAIYYGERPLAQGTLVDVEGVLGLQITRMEHF; the protein is encoded by the coding sequence ATGAATAAAGCTGCGCTGTTATTTCCTCCTGTCAGTAAAGATGAGGTCATCGCCCGGCAATATCTGGATCGACAACCGATATTGAATTTTCAATGTAACGGCCAGCAAGGGCAGTTACGACTCTTTCCGTTGCAGGCGGGAGAACGATTGCCGGATAAACAGATATGTTTCGCCAGTCAATACGGGAAATTACGCCTTTATAATGCGGAGCCTTTGTTGAACTTGTTATCGCTTTGTCCGTTATTAGCTGAAAATAATAATACCTCGGCGCAGTGGTACTGGGATGTATATAACGCCGCGCTCAGTCAGGAAATTAAAAATATAGTCGGTTACTTGCAGCCTGCTGAGGAAAGCCATGAACCGGAAATTTATTGTTGGATTGAAATAAAAAATAGCGAGCAATATGAAAGAGGATTAATGGCGCTGTCGCCGTTAACATTAATTCGCCTGCTTCAGCATTCGGCGTGGCACTTTTCCCCGACGCGACAAAATAAGCAGTTTTTACTCTCTTTCCCGTTGATCCTGGCCTCAACGGAGCTTGCGGCAGACGCGTTACGGCATTTACGCGTTGGCGACATTGTGCTGCCAGAAAATCGGCTTTTTAACCCGGCAGGAGCAGGGCAACTGCAAATCGGCACACAGTGCTTCTCTTTACAGCAATGCGCCCCGCTGGCGCATTGCTTTACGATGGGGGGGGTTGATACGGCACTCCCGCAGCCGGACGCGACGCTTCCCCCGGTGCCTTTATCGCGCGAGATCCCGGCACAGCCCCATGAAATGCCGGATCTTTCCTCTGTTCCCCTGAGGATAACGCTGCGTGCGGGAACGCTAACATTGACGCTCGACGCGCTGCAGTCGCTGCGGGCGGGTTCGATACTGACATTCACGGATTTTACCCCCGGTCAGGCGGCCATTTATTATGGCGAGCGCCCGCTGGCGCAGGGCACTTTGGTGGATGTTGAAGGTGTGCTGGGGCTGCAAATTACCCGCATGGAGCATTTCTGA
- a CDS encoding FliI/YscN family ATPase, translated as MSDGWQEELTRWQQATQRQLEQTEPVNVIGSVTGISGIVLQCYLPGARLGDLCLLPRTSGAPIMAEVIGFDSQEVSLAALDTLEGIKPGSEVHPLGLPHSIQVSPALKGCVFDGFGRALGGQGQAAFVDTLTARSVPVMHNATPATDRLCIETPLYTGLSSIDGLLTLGAGQRAGIFAGAGCGKTTLLAELARNIPCDTIVFCLTGERGRELREFMDRELDEALRQRTVLVCATSDRSSMERVRAAFTATAIAEGFRQQGESTLLIVDSLTRLARAQREIGLANGEPPGRNGFPPSVYNLLSRLVERSGRTRQGTITALYSVLVEQDSMHDPIADEVRSLVDGHIILSRKLADQGHYPAIDVAASLSRVMNNITGTEQQTIATHIRQLMTAYADIEMLIRLGEYQTGSDPFTDYAVAVKPALDNVLKQSLRALRAPEITLNQLREIVANAPGPQGVL; from the coding sequence GTGAGCGACGGCTGGCAAGAGGAACTTACCCGCTGGCAGCAGGCCACACAACGCCAGCTTGAGCAGACAGAGCCGGTAAACGTTATCGGCTCGGTAACCGGGATTAGCGGCATCGTTTTACAGTGTTATCTTCCGGGCGCGCGCTTAGGAGACTTATGCCTTTTGCCGCGCACGTCAGGCGCGCCGATTATGGCTGAAGTAATTGGCTTTGATTCGCAAGAGGTTTCACTTGCCGCCCTGGATACGCTGGAAGGCATTAAGCCCGGTTCAGAGGTCCATCCTTTAGGTTTGCCCCACAGCATACAGGTCTCGCCAGCGCTGAAAGGGTGCGTATTCGATGGGTTTGGTCGTGCTCTTGGCGGGCAGGGTCAGGCCGCTTTTGTCGACACCTTAACCGCGCGATCTGTACCGGTGATGCATAACGCCACGCCGGCGACCGATCGCCTGTGTATTGAGACGCCGCTCTACACCGGGCTCAGCAGTATTGACGGTTTGCTGACGCTGGGTGCAGGCCAGCGGGCGGGGATTTTTGCCGGGGCGGGATGCGGTAAAACAACGCTGCTGGCGGAGCTGGCGCGAAATATACCGTGCGACACTATCGTGTTTTGCCTGACGGGTGAGCGCGGGCGCGAGCTGCGTGAGTTTATGGACAGGGAGTTGGATGAAGCGCTACGTCAGCGCACCGTGCTCGTGTGCGCCACCTCGGATCGCAGCAGCATGGAGCGTGTGCGCGCTGCGTTTACGGCCACCGCCATCGCCGAAGGGTTTCGCCAGCAAGGGGAATCGACTTTGCTCATTGTTGATTCGCTGACACGTCTTGCCCGCGCACAGCGCGAAATCGGGCTTGCCAACGGCGAACCGCCGGGGCGCAATGGCTTTCCTCCTTCGGTTTACAACCTGCTCTCGCGGCTGGTTGAACGCAGTGGACGTACCCGGCAGGGCACTATCACCGCGCTGTATTCGGTACTGGTTGAACAAGATTCGATGCACGACCCGATTGCTGACGAAGTGCGCTCTTTAGTGGACGGGCATATTATCCTTTCGCGCAAACTGGCCGATCAGGGACATTATCCCGCCATTGATGTGGCAGCCAGCCTGAGTCGGGTGATGAATAATATTACGGGAACTGAACAGCAAACTATTGCCACACATATAAGGCAATTAATGACGGCCTATGCCGATATCGAAATGTTAATTCGTCTGGGCGAATACCAGACCGGCAGCGATCCCTTTACCGATTACGCGGTTGCGGTTAAACCGGCACTGGATAATGTTCTCAAACAATCATTACGCGCGCTGCGAGCGCCTGAAATAACCTTAAATCAATTACGGGAGATCGTGGCGAATGCTCCGGGTCCGCAAGGTGTTTTATAA
- a CDS encoding FHA domain-containing protein: protein MLYELRVLSGLNSGALLPLTGTQWLIGSSPDADMVLYDAAIAQNHCRLHATDNGWQVEALQGAVLTNEGRRVEHIDNLEPGTPFSLAGIWLCVAQSDTPWETESAPAAQADHQAGSHAPVAERPRGRLNKAVAAVCFILAIAAFGLGGFSGKDARPAAISAPVPKPQKTFLETAAQTREMLASLLQQAGLGQRVDLEITGSDDIVLHLVGDDKLQAETQALLQHFAQRYQSAAQISVDIVQPPPPLPFRIALVVKGESPYIVTDNGLRVFINDEISGIKLLAINEEKLIFQGKTRFEVPW, encoded by the coding sequence GTGCTCTATGAACTGAGAGTGCTTAGCGGCCTGAATAGCGGCGCACTGTTACCCTTGACCGGTACGCAGTGGTTGATTGGATCATCGCCCGATGCGGACATGGTGTTATACGACGCGGCGATTGCGCAAAACCATTGCCGGCTGCATGCGACGGATAACGGCTGGCAAGTGGAAGCCCTGCAAGGCGCGGTGCTGACGAATGAAGGTCGTCGCGTTGAACACATCGATAACCTCGAACCCGGTACGCCCTTCTCGCTGGCGGGGATTTGGTTATGTGTGGCGCAGTCAGACACGCCGTGGGAAACGGAAAGCGCTCCCGCTGCGCAAGCCGACCACCAGGCGGGTTCGCATGCGCCTGTGGCTGAAAGACCGCGTGGTCGACTGAATAAAGCCGTGGCTGCGGTTTGTTTTATTCTCGCGATAGCCGCGTTCGGGCTGGGCGGTTTTTCTGGCAAAGACGCGCGGCCGGCGGCGATTTCTGCGCCGGTGCCGAAGCCGCAGAAAACGTTTCTTGAAACTGCCGCGCAAACCCGCGAAATGCTGGCTTCACTGCTTCAGCAGGCCGGTTTAGGGCAACGCGTCGATCTGGAAATAACCGGCAGTGACGACATTGTTTTGCATCTGGTCGGCGATGATAAGTTACAGGCTGAAACGCAGGCGCTACTGCAACATTTTGCCCAGCGTTACCAGAGTGCTGCGCAAATCTCAGTGGATATTGTCCAGCCGCCGCCGCCGCTGCCTTTTCGCATTGCCCTTGTGGTAAAGGGTGAATCCCCGTATATCGTGACCGACAACGGGCTGCGGGTGTTTATCAATGATGAGATTAGTGGCATCAAACTTCTCGCCATTAACGAAGAAAAGCTGATCTTTCAGGGTAAAACGCGGTTTGAGGTGCCCTGGTGA
- the sctV gene encoding type III secretion system export apparatus subunit SctV, which produces MVNQTELIGAVIVMTIVFMMVLPLPVFIIDTALSLNICIATLLAIQALFMQHPLAFSTFPAVLLLTTMFRLALSVATTRMILLQHDAGHVVETFGNFVAGGNLAVGLVIFLILTLVNFLVITKGAERVAEVSARFNLDAMPGKQMAIDSDLRSGLIDTADARVRREQLTKESQLFGAMDGAMKFVKGDAISGIIIVFINLIGGFSVGILQHGMPAADAMHIYSILSIGDGLVAQIPALLISLAAGIIITRVNSDNAASSLNIGGEIIWQLTRHPKAWIYCGIIMALFAVVPGMPAMLFTTLSLLCLTLAFLLTRQEKPRLEMAGQPTPSIVGAEPDNSTELMGYENVRRFFPLRAYLLQFHPQHQQQPGFEQLLQRIYALRNDTVFEYGLTLPSFELEGNAQLAPDEFRFCVYEVPVIRATYDPDKCAVTARLVAEDDGTSGLEEREEQGLRWFDVDDHRLSQYETEKRTSGDLILARMRRAILSTGWKFVGLQESKALIDWLRSEQPELADELERCLPIAWFSAVLQRLAAERVTLRPLRLIAETLIKHSRHESNLMVLTELVRHALREQICYQYSQHETLNSWLLAPATEAVFRQALNAEGAQSMTLSSVMHEALLARLAQCFPTDEGTPSVLLVEPELRGPLSGLLRESSTLVPVLAFSELIPSIKVQIQGRIDLETETHEPAEHAAD; this is translated from the coding sequence ATGGTAAACCAGACTGAACTCATTGGTGCGGTTATTGTCATGACGATTGTCTTTATGATGGTTTTGCCGCTGCCGGTTTTTATTATTGATACCGCACTCTCATTGAATATCTGTATTGCCACCTTGCTGGCCATCCAGGCATTATTTATGCAGCACCCGCTGGCATTTTCTACGTTTCCGGCAGTTTTACTGCTGACAACCATGTTCCGCCTCGCGTTATCCGTTGCCACGACGCGCATGATTTTATTGCAGCATGATGCGGGTCATGTTGTTGAAACTTTTGGTAATTTTGTCGCGGGCGGTAACCTGGCTGTAGGGTTGGTTATCTTTTTGATCCTGACGCTGGTTAACTTTCTGGTCATTACAAAGGGGGCTGAACGCGTCGCGGAGGTTTCCGCCCGTTTTAATCTGGATGCGATGCCGGGTAAGCAGATGGCCATTGATAGCGATTTACGCTCGGGCCTGATTGATACGGCAGACGCGAGGGTGCGCCGCGAGCAGCTGACCAAAGAGAGCCAGCTTTTTGGCGCCATGGACGGGGCGATGAAATTCGTCAAAGGTGACGCCATTTCCGGAATTATCATCGTTTTTATTAACTTAATCGGCGGTTTTTCCGTCGGCATTTTGCAGCACGGAATGCCCGCCGCCGACGCCATGCATATCTACTCGATTCTGAGCATTGGTGATGGCCTGGTGGCGCAGATCCCGGCGCTGCTGATCTCGCTTGCGGCGGGCATTATTATTACGCGTGTTAATTCCGATAACGCGGCTTCCAGCCTCAATATTGGCGGTGAGATCATCTGGCAATTAACGCGCCACCCCAAAGCCTGGATCTATTGCGGCATCATTATGGCGCTGTTTGCGGTGGTGCCTGGCATGCCAGCAATGCTTTTCACTACCCTCAGTTTGCTCTGCCTGACGTTAGCCTTCCTGCTTACCCGACAGGAAAAGCCCAGGCTGGAAATGGCGGGGCAACCTACTCCATCGATTGTCGGCGCTGAGCCTGATAATTCAACAGAATTAATGGGTTATGAAAATGTTCGCCGCTTTTTCCCGCTGCGCGCCTACCTGCTGCAATTTCATCCACAGCATCAGCAACAACCGGGGTTTGAACAACTACTCCAGCGCATCTATGCCCTACGCAACGACACTGTTTTTGAATATGGCCTCACGCTGCCCTCTTTCGAGCTTGAGGGTAATGCGCAACTGGCACCCGATGAGTTTCGTTTCTGCGTGTATGAAGTGCCGGTTATTCGCGCAACGTATGATCCTGATAAGTGTGCCGTCACTGCCAGACTGGTTGCTGAGGATGACGGTACGTCCGGGCTTGAAGAGCGCGAAGAGCAAGGCTTGCGATGGTTTGACGTTGACGATCACCGCTTATCACAGTACGAGACCGAAAAACGCACTTCTGGCGATCTGATCCTCGCCAGAATGCGGCGGGCCATTCTGTCAACGGGGTGGAAATTTGTCGGCTTACAAGAGAGCAAAGCGCTGATTGACTGGCTACGAAGCGAACAGCCTGAGCTGGCCGATGAACTCGAAAGGTGCTTGCCCATCGCGTGGTTTTCGGCGGTTTTGCAGCGGCTGGCCGCAGAACGTGTCACCCTGCGACCGCTGCGCCTGATTGCCGAAACATTGATTAAACATAGCCGCCATGAATCCAACCTGATGGTGTTAACCGAGCTGGTTCGCCACGCGCTGAGAGAGCAGATTTGTTACCAGTACAGCCAACATGAAACGCTGAATAGCTGGTTACTGGCACCCGCCACGGAAGCGGTGTTCCGCCAGGCATTAAACGCGGAGGGCGCGCAGTCGATGACGCTCTCTTCGGTGATGCATGAAGCGTTACTTGCCCGTTTAGCGCAGTGCTTTCCCACTGATGAAGGCACCCCCAGTGTGCTGCTTGTCGAGCCTGAGTTGCGCGGCCCGCTTTCCGGTCTGCTACGGGAGTCGTCCACGCTTGTTCCGGTACTCGCCTTTTCGGAGCTTATTCCCTCGATAAAAGTCCAGATCCAGGGGCGGATCGATCTTGAAACAGAAACCCACGAACCCGCAGAACATGCAGCAGATTGA
- a CDS encoding RNA polymerase sigma factor — translation MGKLPINVNNESADKNAFDIDELVANTTTRLRKFISRRVYNQSDVDDLVQMTYLEAFRNQHKFIGASSKETWLFGIASNLVRNHFKKTFNKPEMVALDDVNFLISDQIFNPDYINEHKIQLSETIAMVDKLPLKMQNVIYHIMDSDTSYNDAAEQLGIPIGTIRSRLSRVRKILKNNQEEG, via the coding sequence ATGGGGAAGTTACCCATCAATGTTAATAATGAATCAGCGGATAAAAACGCATTCGATATAGATGAGTTAGTCGCAAACACCACCACCAGACTCAGGAAATTCATCAGCCGTCGGGTTTACAATCAAAGTGATGTAGATGATCTGGTACAAATGACTTACCTTGAAGCATTTCGCAATCAACATAAGTTTATTGGTGCGTCCAGTAAAGAAACCTGGTTATTTGGCATTGCGTCTAACCTGGTGCGAAATCATTTTAAAAAGACATTTAATAAACCTGAGATGGTGGCACTGGATGATGTTAATTTTTTAATTTCCGATCAGATATTCAATCCTGACTATATTAACGAACATAAAATACAACTTTCTGAAACCATTGCTATGGTCGATAAATTGCCGCTCAAAATGCAAAACGTCATCTACCATATTATGGATTCAGACACCAGTTATAACGACGCCGCCGAGCAATTAGGTATTCCGATTGGAACAATACGTTCCAGGCTCTCCAGAGTTCGAAAAATACTGAAAAATAATCAGGAAGAAGGGTAA
- a CDS encoding GNAT family N-acetyltransferase, whose product MEMKLDERILKRLPRGLRVAQKSDIEAMTMIFNETANTGANSPVTRPITEKELGFYIELYQQDKLPVYVLEREGEIIAWLSINRFSWGTLACRQTGEIALYVRADRCGSGLGVHLGLAALLLGREYGFETMVAWIMASNLASQRIAKYLGGEQWAFLPRIARFGEQRASVMLFGFRPDLRLYK is encoded by the coding sequence ATGGAAATGAAATTAGATGAGCGAATCTTAAAACGGCTGCCCCGCGGGCTCAGGGTGGCGCAAAAAAGCGATATTGAAGCCATGACCATGATTTTTAATGAGACAGCGAATACCGGTGCGAATTCTCCCGTAACAAGGCCGATCACCGAGAAAGAACTGGGGTTTTATATCGAGCTTTATCAACAAGATAAATTGCCGGTGTACGTACTGGAGCGCGAAGGGGAAATCATCGCCTGGCTGTCAATCAACCGCTTTAGCTGGGGAACGTTAGCTTGCCGGCAAACCGGGGAAATTGCCTTATATGTGCGCGCGGATCGCTGCGGCAGCGGGCTTGGCGTGCATCTTGGGCTGGCGGCGCTGCTGCTTGGCCGTGAATATGGGTTTGAAACCATGGTCGCCTGGATTATGGCGTCTAACCTTGCCAGCCAACGAATTGCCAAATATCTCGGCGGAGAACAATGGGCTTTCTTACCCAGAATTGCCCGTTTCGGTGAACAACGCGCCAGCGTCATGCTGTTTGGTTTCCGGCCGGATCTGCGTCTTTATAAATAA
- a CDS encoding secretin N-terminal domain-containing protein, translated as MKCYWRIFYSPLSHCARLFKRCATLTLILLTAFIHQHAVAAVPAILNSSEFSYQNTPAPLNKVLEDFAHAFSLRLVIDPKISAAVKNKLRANTAQQFIERLALEYNLQWFIFEDKLYVSSKTDQHSLKIKVSGESIDSLKKALTDIGLLDKRFGWGELPESAEILVSGPTEYVNLIKMFAEQPDASKNKGGAFETMFFPLRFAEAADIRVEYQNELITIPGVGTILSELLDANKSSPQLQRYNYPAALEAGESKNPFNNRLGASFSALTDRISLAPALPASSDDKPKIVVSTRSNAILIQDNPAKRSEYAQLIEKLDVPLRSVAIDTLVIDVDNRQVLNTGMQEKRLSRRGSVYDEVINGNKSVLNAREMKKFQAEIQRIVEQGGASLTARPSLITMENFPAVFNFSNQNRPATKDGPLSTASNGAVLQITPRVIASDKQQALQIKVNMYNKGTTPAPEDNHKTGNLSTLVTVDEGDSLIIGGLSVHEKKNTTFNLRESENRQRFIIITPKIIQKDANKEKTSAKKTTSEYGGSFSKKIYKQIFDDITRLSSGTISPATSPAIDDITIEDVCDIHWPLTVLAGNVKSLATQEYTISSSLIKNAGQQSVVFHGTDCDNDENIMIVPYPNAPISPGAYIEVYIARKNEAQK; from the coding sequence ATGAAATGCTACTGGCGTATTTTTTATTCACCTCTTTCGCATTGCGCCAGATTATTTAAACGCTGCGCAACACTAACCCTGATATTATTAACAGCTTTTATACATCAACACGCCGTGGCGGCTGTGCCCGCCATATTAAACAGTAGTGAATTCTCGTATCAAAACACCCCAGCGCCGTTAAATAAAGTGCTGGAGGATTTTGCTCATGCATTTTCGCTACGCCTGGTTATAGATCCAAAAATTTCGGCAGCGGTAAAGAATAAACTACGCGCTAATACGGCTCAGCAGTTTATTGAACGCCTGGCGCTTGAATATAATTTACAGTGGTTTATTTTCGAGGATAAATTATACGTCAGCAGTAAAACAGATCAGCACTCGCTAAAGATTAAAGTGTCTGGCGAGTCGATTGATAGTCTTAAAAAGGCGTTAACGGATATAGGTCTGCTGGATAAGCGATTTGGCTGGGGAGAACTGCCGGAGAGCGCTGAAATATTGGTAAGTGGCCCAACCGAATATGTGAACCTCATAAAAATGTTTGCCGAACAGCCTGATGCCAGTAAAAACAAAGGGGGCGCATTTGAAACCATGTTCTTTCCTTTGCGTTTCGCTGAAGCGGCCGATATCCGGGTTGAATATCAAAATGAACTGATCACCATTCCGGGGGTTGGCACAATATTATCGGAGCTATTAGATGCAAACAAATCCTCGCCCCAGCTTCAGCGCTACAATTACCCGGCTGCGCTTGAGGCGGGTGAAAGCAAAAATCCATTTAATAACCGCTTAGGCGCTTCGTTTTCAGCGCTGACTGACCGCATTTCACTGGCACCTGCACTGCCTGCATCCAGCGATGACAAACCGAAAATCGTGGTCAGTACACGCAGCAATGCCATCCTCATTCAGGACAACCCCGCCAAAAGGAGTGAGTATGCGCAGCTCATTGAAAAGCTCGATGTTCCGCTGAGATCGGTCGCCATCGATACCCTCGTTATCGACGTGGATAACCGTCAGGTTCTTAACACCGGCATGCAGGAAAAACGTTTAAGCCGCCGAGGCAGCGTTTACGATGAGGTTATTAACGGCAACAAATCTGTTCTTAACGCCCGGGAGATGAAAAAATTTCAGGCTGAAATTCAAAGGATTGTCGAACAAGGCGGCGCGTCGTTAACCGCTCGCCCTTCACTGATAACAATGGAGAATTTTCCCGCAGTCTTTAATTTTAGTAATCAAAACCGACCCGCAACAAAAGATGGCCCGCTCTCTACTGCGTCCAACGGTGCGGTGTTGCAAATCACGCCCCGTGTTATCGCCAGTGACAAACAGCAAGCGTTGCAGATTAAAGTCAATATGTATAACAAAGGGACAACGCCAGCGCCTGAAGATAACCACAAGACAGGCAATCTCAGCACGCTGGTAACAGTCGATGAGGGTGATTCGTTAATTATTGGCGGTTTATCGGTCCATGAAAAAAAGAACACCACCTTCAACTTACGGGAAAGTGAAAATCGGCAACGGTTTATTATCATTACGCCGAAGATAATTCAAAAAGATGCGAATAAAGAAAAAACCAGCGCAAAGAAAACCACATCAGAATATGGCGGTTCGTTTTCCAAAAAAATATACAAGCAGATCTTCGATGATATTACCAGGCTATCCAGCGGCACTATTTCACCAGCTACATCGCCAGCTATCGATGATATAACCATCGAGGACGTGTGCGATATTCACTGGCCACTGACCGTGCTGGCTGGAAACGTTAAATCGCTGGCAACGCAGGAATATACTATCTCTTCATCATTAATAAAAAACGCAGGTCAGCAGTCGGTTGTATTTCATGGTACCGATTGTGATAACGATGAAAATATCATGATCGTCCCTTACCCCAACGCACCTATATCACCTGGTGCTTACATCGAAGTTTATATCGCCAGAAAGAACGAAGCACAGAAATAA